In the Haloferula helveola genome, one interval contains:
- a CDS encoding sigma-70 family RNA polymerase sigma factor: MADQSEDKEREKVLQEAYEQTRKSLIARLDNWEDQRTWEEFYQTYWRLIYAVGIKAGLRPEEAHDCVQETILSIAKQSKKKLYDPNQGSFKTWLMNMTRWRINDQFRKRKKDTAMAGGDWDSDRKTAVIDRFEDPKGDLLERLWDVEWKKNIADAALARVKAQVSPKQYQIFDYYVVKQWDAKKVQEHLNVSMAQVYLAKHRVGAVLKKELARLEENADD, encoded by the coding sequence ATGGCTGACCAATCAGAGGACAAGGAACGCGAAAAAGTCCTGCAGGAAGCGTACGAGCAGACCCGGAAGAGTCTGATTGCACGCCTCGACAACTGGGAGGACCAGCGCACGTGGGAGGAATTCTACCAAACCTACTGGCGCCTGATCTACGCGGTTGGGATCAAGGCCGGATTGCGTCCTGAGGAGGCTCACGATTGCGTTCAGGAGACGATTCTCTCCATCGCCAAACAGAGTAAAAAGAAGCTCTACGACCCGAATCAGGGCTCCTTCAAGACTTGGCTGATGAACATGACCCGGTGGCGGATCAATGACCAGTTCCGCAAGCGGAAGAAGGATACCGCGATGGCCGGAGGTGATTGGGACAGCGATCGCAAGACCGCGGTGATCGACCGCTTCGAGGATCCGAAGGGCGACCTGCTGGAGCGTCTGTGGGACGTCGAGTGGAAGAAGAACATCGCCGACGCGGCGCTGGCGCGGGTCAAGGCGCAGGTTTCCCCCAAGCAGTATCAGATTTTCGACTACTACGTGGTCAAACAGTGGGATGCCAAGAAGGTGCAGGAGCACCTCAACGTGAGCATGGCCCAAGTCTATCTGGCCAAGCATCGGGTGGGTGCGGTATTGAAAAAGGAGCTAGCCCGCCTCGAAGAGAATGCCGACGACTAG
- a CDS encoding DEAD/DEAH box helicase, whose product MGFDTLGLSEGVLQAVQESGYETPTPIQAQAIPLILEGRDVIGASQTGTGKTAAFALPSLSKIHKIGKPQVLVLEPTRELAHQVAEQFEKYGKHTGCKVALLYGGVGYGNQTDQLQDADIVVATPGRLVDLFYRGSMRFGELKVLILDEVDRMLDMGFLPQVRKIVNLCPWEGRQTLFFSATMPPAIQTFAMWCLDNPVEVEIARRSVAKTVSHAFYPVSMDQRDDLLLALLDQTDYHSVMIFTRTRKEADQVCAMIKDKSHDKVVAMHSDINQSDRMKALAGFKEGKYEVLVATDVAARGIDISGVSHVINYRVPENAEDYVHRIGRTGRAESEGDAFTILTADELDFAKSVEVFIEQDIPRRKLENFDYIYTALLDENPAPLRKKRKGGGGRKRRR is encoded by the coding sequence ATGGGATTTGATACACTCGGCCTCTCGGAAGGCGTCCTACAGGCCGTCCAGGAGTCCGGCTACGAAACACCGACGCCGATCCAGGCGCAGGCCATCCCCCTCATCCTCGAGGGCCGGGATGTCATCGGTGCCTCGCAAACCGGAACCGGGAAAACCGCGGCTTTCGCGCTGCCGTCCCTGAGCAAGATTCACAAGATCGGCAAACCGCAGGTGCTGGTCCTCGAGCCCACCCGGGAACTCGCCCACCAGGTCGCCGAACAGTTCGAGAAATACGGCAAGCACACCGGCTGCAAGGTCGCGCTGCTCTACGGCGGCGTCGGTTACGGCAACCAGACCGATCAACTGCAGGACGCGGACATCGTCGTCGCTACTCCCGGCCGACTCGTCGATCTCTTCTACCGCGGCTCGATGCGCTTCGGTGAACTCAAGGTGCTGATCCTCGACGAGGTCGACCGCATGCTCGACATGGGCTTCCTGCCGCAGGTGCGGAAGATCGTGAACCTCTGCCCGTGGGAAGGGCGTCAGACCCTGTTCTTCTCGGCGACCATGCCGCCCGCGATCCAAACCTTCGCGATGTGGTGCCTCGACAATCCCGTCGAAGTCGAAATCGCGCGCCGCTCGGTCGCCAAGACCGTAAGCCACGCGTTTTACCCGGTCTCGATGGACCAGCGCGACGACCTGCTGCTCGCGCTCCTCGACCAGACCGACTACCACTCGGTGATGATTTTCACCCGCACCCGGAAGGAAGCCGACCAGGTGTGCGCGATGATCAAGGACAAGAGCCACGACAAGGTCGTGGCCATGCACTCGGACATCAACCAGTCCGACCGGATGAAGGCACTCGCCGGATTCAAGGAAGGGAAATATGAAGTTCTCGTCGCCACCGACGTCGCCGCGCGCGGCATCGATATTTCCGGCGTGTCGCACGTCATCAACTACCGCGTTCCCGAAAATGCCGAAGACTATGTCCACCGGATCGGGCGGACCGGCCGGGCCGAATCCGAAGGCGACGCCTTCACCATCCTCACGGCAGACGAACTCGACTTCGCCAAGTCGGTCGAAGTCTTCATCGAGCAGGACATCCCGCGCCGCAAGCTGGAGAACTTCGATTACATCTACACCGCGCTTCTCGACGAGAACCCCGCTCCGCTCCGCAAGAAGCGAAAAGGCGGTGGTGGGCGCAAGCGCCGGAGGTAG
- the ruvC gene encoding crossover junction endodeoxyribonuclease RuvC, with product MRVLSIDPAIRNTGYAVVEGDHREARVIRYEVISIPSKLPQSSALAAVRTHIANVIKDHEPDEIAVEGIIYVQSHKTAISMGAARAATLIAAADAGLPIYEYSPSKVKQAVVGNGKADKAQVAFMIRALLGLSETPPHDAADALAIALAHLQASDPFRAKLLDRKPL from the coding sequence GTGCGCGTCCTCTCCATCGACCCCGCCATCCGCAACACGGGCTATGCCGTGGTGGAGGGCGACCATCGCGAGGCGCGGGTCATCCGCTACGAGGTCATCTCGATCCCCTCGAAGCTTCCCCAATCGTCAGCGCTTGCGGCCGTCCGCACCCATATCGCGAACGTCATCAAGGACCACGAGCCCGATGAAATCGCCGTCGAGGGCATCATCTACGTCCAGTCGCACAAGACCGCGATCAGCATGGGTGCCGCCCGCGCCGCCACCCTGATCGCCGCCGCGGATGCCGGTTTGCCTATCTACGAATATTCGCCGAGCAAGGTGAAGCAGGCGGTCGTCGGCAACGGCAAGGCTGACAAGGCGCAAGTCGCCTTCATGATCCGGGCCCTCCTCGGGCTCTCGGAAACGCCGCCCCACGACGCTGCCGACGCTCTCGCAATCGCCCTCGCCCACCTCCAGGCATCCGACCCTTTCCGGGCCAAACTCCTTGACCGCAAGCCCCTCTAG